Proteins from one Orenia marismortui DSM 5156 genomic window:
- a CDS encoding lytic transglycosylase domain-containing protein has product MLILVINFGKVVVVLLLIFIIVFALLNHRTILKFVYPIKYEEIIVREAKKYNLDPYLVISIIYVESKFDLEATSNKGARGLMQIMPETGKWIAEMINVSDFHSDMLYNPEINIKYGTWYIAKLKNRFNDNIAVMLAAYNGGEGNVDKWLKNRDWDGSHANLDQIPFLETREYVHKVKKIYSRYRYIYER; this is encoded by the coding sequence GTGTTAATTTTGGTAATTAATTTTGGGAAAGTAGTTGTTGTGTTATTATTGATTTTTATCATTGTTTTTGCTTTATTAAATCATAGAACAATTTTGAAATTTGTATATCCTATTAAATATGAAGAAATAATAGTTAGGGAAGCTAAAAAATATAATTTAGATCCTTATTTAGTTATTTCTATAATATATGTTGAAAGTAAGTTTGATTTAGAGGCTACTTCTAATAAAGGTGCTAGAGGTTTAATGCAGATTATGCCAGAAACTGGCAAATGGATTGCTGAGATGATAAATGTTAGTGATTTTCACAGTGATATGTTATATAATCCAGAAATTAATATTAAATATGGTACATGGTATATAGCCAAATTGAAGAATAGATTTAATGATAATATAGCAGTCATGTTGGCAGCATATAATGGTGGAGAAGGAAATGTTGATAAATGGCTTAAAAATAGGGATTGGGATGGTAGCCATGCTAATTTAGATCAAATTCCATTTCTTGAAACTAGAGAATATGTTCATAAAGTTAAAAAAATATACTCTAGATATAGATATATTTATGAAAGATAG
- the coaE gene encoding dephospho-CoA kinase (Dephospho-CoA kinase (CoaE) performs the final step in coenzyme A biosynthesis.) — MKIGLTGGISSGKSTVSNYLKEFGATVIDADQVAHKLMEAEKELWQRIVEEFGEEILLDNKEINRQKLGKIIFNDHQAKELLDEISHPIIITKIKEEMDRLANISDIIIVDVPLLIEADMLDLFDQICLVYVDREVQIKRLMKRDEIDKESAIAKIQSQIPLKEKRRYANIIINNNGSKDELKIKVKKLWEDLKED; from the coding sequence TTGAAAATTGGTTTAACTGGTGGGATTTCTAGTGGTAAGAGTACAGTCTCAAATTATCTAAAGGAGTTTGGTGCTACTGTAATAGATGCAGACCAGGTTGCTCATAAGTTAATGGAAGCAGAAAAAGAGCTATGGCAAAGGATAGTTGAAGAGTTTGGTGAAGAGATACTATTAGATAATAAAGAGATAAATCGCCAAAAATTAGGGAAGATAATATTTAATGATCATCAAGCTAAAGAGTTGCTCGATGAGATTTCTCATCCAATTATAATTACTAAAATTAAAGAGGAAATGGATAGATTAGCTAACATAAGCGACATAATAATTGTAGATGTACCATTATTGATTGAGGCCGATATGCTTGATCTCTTTGATCAGATTTGTTTGGTATATGTAGATAGAGAAGTACAGATAAAGAGGCTAATGAAAAGAGATGAGATAGATAAAGAATCAGCTATTGCCAAAATTCAATCTCAAATTCCATTAAAAGAAAAAAGAAGATATGCTAATATAATTATTAATAATAATGGTAGTAAAGATGAACTAAAAATTAAAGTAAAAAAATTATGGGAAGATTTGAAAGAAGATTAA